A single window of Sphingobacterium sp. ML3W DNA harbors:
- a CDS encoding SusC/RagA family TonB-linked outer membrane protein, whose amino-acid sequence MYKITKLSTLAAALAFSSSVFISEVTATSVYAHNRQVKSEGINIHLKAGNASQALLLLSQQTGLGIGYDKQALQLEKVAIKEHTFQNASFEEVLRYILKNTNIHSKKVNGAVVLVGEQVQQNFNMRLHVIDETGKPIAGASIKIRSTGQSILTDAKGDAQLKVPAGTYTLLVTHISYGTKEISAVKIDANTVGVQSVILEENKNELGEVVVTALGIKRQDRSLGYAVGTVKGEDLNRVNNDNFMIAMAGKVPGVAISATGPTGASVSMVIRGASSLSSDNQPLFVVDGVPIMNQLNNIGQIGDDNKVDYGNAISNINPEDIENISVLKGPSAAALYGSRAGNGVVLITTKSGKNAEKMTINLTSNTVFDIPYHYIDLHNKFASGTMPWKPGDLAGDLTIEEESSYMVGPALDRGYKAIQWNSPRDADGNQIPTELKSYPNNIKNFVQTGITSTNGISLANRSERLDYRFSYSNMNNRGIVPNADLFRNTLNINATMRLRDNLSLGMSLDASRNNSNNRPATNRGTNPLQAAYEVAPHINILDLKDYWMPGQEGLQQRSQSMGNFNNPYFLAYGVNNGFVRDRVFGNLRLDWNIRKDWNMMVRYATDVYWENRETKIPYSYTNEPRGAYGIVNLMNMEQNIDFLTTYNKKLGDFHATGSLGGNLRYSKSNSVQNASKNGAGLITPGLYSLSNISPLNLDFASSLSERAVNSVYGLINLSYRDMVYLDLTGRNDWSSTLPAANRSYFYPSASLSLLADRVFTLPAAVSLFKLRGGIARVGNDTGSYNLFNVLSNPGSWGDVLRITRSGKLLLPDLKPEEATSYEIGTDIGIWKNRLKFEGTYYTLDNKNQIISTTLPSSSGFSSRNINAGLLSSKGIELALSGRPIEKENWTWDLGVNWHRNRTRINELSEGVEFHTFWTDGRGGARTYVGEEIGDLYDSQLVTVEDPSSPYNGYPILDKNGSWQAVRINNSRNKIGNFNPDFSMGIQSSLRYKKWTMNIAADMRFGGKFMSQTYRYFESNLTTQRFLDQLINPNGLTGESLRNYLIENDLVRVQGNRYPIVGGPGDEYGGYPVNVGGNVGNFGVFNPGVIAEYDAQGNITGYKENLGGEGTQYIAYSDNYPWDFMNAATFDASFIKLRELSFSYDLKGKWLTRMGIDGGSVGVYTRNLLLWTKAKVGIDPEMAFQSEVGVGFKQGIERYNVTPWTMPIGFKVNITF is encoded by the coding sequence ATGTATAAAATTACGAAGCTCAGCACATTGGCTGCTGCATTGGCTTTCAGCTCATCTGTATTCATTTCGGAGGTTACAGCAACCTCAGTCTATGCTCATAATAGGCAAGTGAAATCAGAAGGAATCAATATCCATCTTAAAGCAGGTAATGCCTCGCAGGCGCTATTGCTTCTGTCTCAGCAAACTGGTCTTGGTATCGGTTATGATAAGCAAGCTTTGCAATTGGAGAAAGTCGCAATAAAGGAGCATACTTTCCAAAATGCAAGTTTTGAAGAAGTATTGCGCTATATTTTGAAAAATACCAATATCCATTCAAAAAAGGTAAACGGTGCTGTAGTTTTAGTCGGCGAACAAGTGCAACAGAACTTTAATATGCGTTTGCATGTCATCGATGAGACAGGTAAGCCCATTGCAGGAGCATCTATTAAAATTAGATCCACTGGTCAAAGCATATTGACCGATGCGAAGGGAGATGCTCAATTGAAAGTGCCTGCGGGTACTTACACGCTTTTGGTTACGCATATTTCATATGGAACCAAAGAAATAAGCGCTGTAAAGATCGATGCCAATACCGTTGGAGTGCAGTCCGTCATTTTAGAGGAAAATAAAAATGAACTGGGAGAGGTGGTGGTCACTGCTTTGGGGATCAAACGTCAGGACCGTTCACTCGGATATGCAGTAGGTACCGTGAAAGGTGAAGATCTGAATCGGGTGAACAATGATAATTTTATGATTGCTATGGCAGGAAAGGTTCCGGGGGTTGCGATCAGTGCTACAGGCCCTACTGGGGCTTCGGTGAGTATGGTGATTCGTGGTGCTTCATCCTTAAGTAGCGATAATCAGCCTCTGTTTGTTGTCGATGGGGTGCCGATTATGAATCAACTCAACAATATCGGTCAAATCGGTGATGATAATAAGGTGGATTATGGAAATGCGATATCCAATATCAATCCAGAGGATATTGAAAATATATCTGTTTTAAAAGGGCCTAGTGCCGCTGCTCTTTATGGATCACGAGCAGGAAATGGCGTAGTTTTGATCACAACCAAGAGTGGTAAAAATGCAGAGAAAATGACGATAAACTTGACGAGTAATACCGTTTTCGATATTCCTTATCACTACATCGATTTACATAATAAATTTGCGAGTGGTACTATGCCTTGGAAACCAGGAGATCTTGCCGGAGATCTTACAATTGAAGAGGAATCCAGTTACATGGTAGGACCTGCTCTAGATAGAGGATACAAGGCCATCCAGTGGAATAGCCCACGGGATGCTGATGGGAATCAGATCCCGACGGAATTAAAGTCTTACCCGAATAATATCAAAAATTTTGTACAGACCGGGATAACGAGTACCAACGGAATTTCATTGGCTAATCGTAGTGAACGCCTTGATTATCGGTTTTCTTATTCTAATATGAATAATAGGGGCATTGTACCTAATGCTGATTTATTTAGAAATACGTTGAATATCAATGCAACGATGCGCTTGCGCGATAATCTTTCATTGGGAATGTCTCTGGATGCTAGCCGAAACAATTCTAATAATCGCCCTGCTACCAATCGCGGAACAAATCCTTTGCAAGCGGCATATGAAGTGGCGCCGCACATTAATATATTGGATCTGAAAGATTATTGGATGCCTGGACAAGAGGGGTTACAGCAACGCTCGCAGTCCATGGGGAATTTTAATAACCCTTATTTTTTAGCCTATGGTGTCAACAACGGTTTCGTTCGCGATCGTGTATTCGGAAATTTGCGATTGGACTGGAACATTCGGAAGGATTGGAATATGATGGTGCGCTATGCCACAGATGTTTACTGGGAGAATCGGGAAACCAAAATCCCCTATAGCTATACTAATGAGCCACGTGGTGCCTATGGTATCGTCAATCTGATGAATATGGAGCAGAATATAGATTTTCTGACTACCTATAATAAGAAATTGGGAGACTTCCATGCCACGGGATCGCTAGGCGGAAATCTTCGCTATTCCAAATCAAATTCGGTCCAAAATGCATCTAAAAATGGTGCAGGTTTAATAACGCCGGGTTTGTATAGCCTTTCTAATATCAGTCCGCTCAACTTGGATTTTGCAAGTAGTCTTTCGGAGCGTGCTGTCAATAGTGTCTACGGATTGATCAATCTCAGTTATCGGGATATGGTATACCTGGATTTGACTGGCAGGAATGATTGGTCGAGTACTTTACCCGCCGCTAATCGTTCTTATTTTTATCCTTCTGCATCGCTAAGCTTATTGGCCGATCGCGTTTTTACTTTGCCAGCGGCTGTGAGTTTATTCAAGTTGCGGGGGGGTATCGCACGTGTAGGAAATGATACCGGAAGTTACAATTTGTTTAATGTGCTGAGTAATCCCGGAAGCTGGGGTGATGTGTTGCGTATTACACGTTCTGGAAAGCTTCTTTTACCAGATCTTAAACCCGAAGAAGCAACTTCATATGAAATTGGTACTGATATCGGAATTTGGAAAAACAGGTTAAAATTTGAAGGAACCTATTATACGCTAGATAATAAAAATCAGATCATTTCCACGACATTGCCGAGCTCAAGTGGATTTAGTTCGAGAAACATTAATGCTGGTCTATTGAGCAGTAAAGGGATAGAGCTGGCCTTATCTGGACGTCCTATTGAAAAAGAAAACTGGACGTGGGATCTAGGTGTTAATTGGCACCGTAACCGAACGCGGATCAATGAGCTCTCGGAAGGTGTCGAGTTTCATACGTTCTGGACGGATGGACGTGGTGGAGCACGAACCTATGTGGGGGAAGAGATTGGTGATCTGTATGACTCTCAACTCGTGACTGTTGAAGATCCATCATCTCCTTATAATGGTTATCCTATATTGGATAAAAATGGTTCTTGGCAGGCTGTACGTATTAATAATAGCCGCAATAAGATCGGCAATTTTAATCCTGACTTCAGTATGGGAATCCAATCTTCATTGCGGTATAAAAAATGGACGATGAATATCGCTGCAGATATGCGTTTTGGAGGTAAATTTATGTCGCAGACCTACCGCTATTTTGAATCGAACCTTACCACGCAACGATTTTTGGATCAGTTGATCAATCCAAACGGACTGACAGGAGAGTCCCTACGTAATTATCTGATTGAAAATGATCTGGTTCGTGTGCAAGGTAACCGTTATCCAATTGTTGGAGGTCCTGGTGATGAATATGGAGGCTATCCAGTCAATGTAGGTGGAAACGTTGGAAACTTTGGCGTATTCAACCCAGGGGTCATTGCAGAATACGATGCCCAGGGGAATATCACAGGATATAAAGAAAATCTAGGTGGTGAGGGTACACAATATATTGCTTATTCGGACAACTACCCATGGGATTTTATGAATGCAGCCACGTTTGACGCCTCATTTATTAAATTAAGAGAACTGTCTTTCAGTTATGATTTGAAAGGGAAATGGCTTACGCGTATGGGCATTGATGGGGGCAGTGTGGGGGTCTATACCCGCAATTTACTTTTATGGACGAAGGCCAAAGTTGGAATTGATCCCGAAATGGCGTTTCAATCTGAAGTAGGAGTCGGTTTTAAGCAGGGCATAGAGCGTTACAACGTAACTCCTTGGACTATGCCGATCGGATTTAAGGTTAATATCACATTTTAA
- a CDS encoding RNA polymerase sigma factor, translated as MFTQTKKEILYLSRFKNGDPRAFTYFFDAYWEELYALAYRHLQDEAISKDIVQEVFIQIWEKRHLLKEDYESIKPYFFKAIKNKILNHYATEKVRKNIMEKMLYRMDKFTASNDNTLAQYQELENIVDRSVARLPKTMQAVYLLRNDNYTIKQIAQKLSIAEQTVKNHLYEAKKILKQDLTQRFADHDDILLVLASVYLFHNFLT; from the coding sequence ATGTTTACCCAAACCAAGAAGGAAATCCTTTATTTGTCTCGATTTAAAAATGGAGATCCACGGGCGTTTACCTATTTTTTTGATGCTTACTGGGAAGAGTTATATGCATTGGCTTATCGACATTTGCAGGATGAAGCGATTTCAAAAGATATTGTTCAGGAAGTGTTTATTCAAATTTGGGAAAAGCGCCATTTACTTAAAGAGGATTACGAATCAATAAAACCTTATTTTTTTAAAGCAATCAAAAATAAGATATTAAATCATTATGCGACAGAGAAAGTACGCAAAAACATCATGGAAAAGATGCTATACCGTATGGATAAGTTTACTGCTTCAAATGATAATACACTTGCACAGTATCAGGAGTTAGAAAATATAGTAGATCGTTCTGTAGCGAGGTTGCCCAAAACCATGCAGGCCGTATATCTTTTGCGAAATGACAACTATACCATCAAGCAGATTGCTCAGAAACTGAGTATTGCCGAGCAGACGGTGAAAAATCATCTCTATGAGGCAAAGAAAATACTGAAGCAAGATCTGACACAACGATTCGCAGACCACGATGATATCTTGCTGGTCTTAGCGAGTGTTTATCTGTTTCATAATTTCTTAACATAA
- a CDS encoding DEAD/DEAH box helicase → MNKSDLKQKDILKFWRDVEIFDLPSFDNEARILNEKEILPWNNTNRTVKKNYKWRYTLIFGKIDKTSIVNHLNDLLGITDPNDWETPVTGASSLSALMLNENGQIENEEYMVSSYLLGIKALEKNLHLSTIPKAIMESKNDFYERYNLKSNNDNDDKLEQEESISWDHLLKEIAYVSGFSEWSAKKIDVYVLEKLVPKDSEGNLSLFNSFYLDDLNYLSGIEEDKLGQALQSYLHLNPLKEKREDLIGSPDYLFQSIAPRLMSAGRWPSNIAHGLYTAQLGAVNTIFANLREQRGLQGVNGPPGTGKTTLLKDIIAEVIVERAKVISALGCHSIFDSGNRIIEQESGFNLYTYPLNKALRNNFGIVVASNNNAAVENISKELPLKSKIDIKEFPNADYFSDFSQNLIQEESWGVLAAALGNSKNRSSFRQAFWKANNADGEPAFHDFLYSLYKDAEDDQTYAYMKSFDEKNSLFMSLLNEFEAFKKLASSFHTQLPKYINNKKIQDSTRVEANEIAENLHSLKEEEKTINALIDQIEEDVNRLQNLIKLQTVRKPLFFFFHKLFQSNKFKQWNLQAEELMNDLNAGNLSLKKTRDHLSLNNAALGKLMTQEANNKKVLASLEQFFLAYEKLQDELFSTYGIEPKNLLNTDLLQKDLNEIQLLNPYHSAKIAKLRSDIFITGLQLHHDAILANAKKIKNNLNAYFMMSSGWVKVESDMAQNLWDTFFLCVPVVSTTLASASRLFANLNTEQIGWLLVDEAGQATPQSVAGLIHRSKRCIIVGDPLQVEPVVTIPENLVTKLRQQNNVHVDWSPCKTSVQQLADRVSLAGTYMQVGNSDDKIWTGFPLRTHRRCDEPMFSIANQIAYGNQMVKAIKTNSEEEFIGPSTWFHIETTTEPQNKHVIIEEITFLRHKISRLIDKMDYKGHIYVISPFKSVADYCKNEFKQHQQVFCGTIHTFQGKEADIVFLVLGSDPKSSGARNWASEKPNMLNVALTRAQKRFYVIGNKKLWATCDYFSTMARNLQ, encoded by the coding sequence TTGAATAAGTCAGATTTGAAACAAAAAGATATTCTAAAATTTTGGAGAGACGTTGAGATTTTTGATCTTCCTAGTTTTGATAATGAAGCCCGCATCCTAAATGAAAAAGAAATTTTACCTTGGAATAATACAAACAGGACAGTTAAGAAAAATTATAAGTGGCGCTATACGCTGATTTTTGGAAAGATTGATAAAACATCCATTGTCAATCACTTAAATGATTTATTAGGTATAACAGATCCTAATGATTGGGAAACTCCAGTTACTGGCGCTAGTAGCTTATCTGCGCTGATGCTGAATGAAAATGGGCAAATCGAAAATGAAGAATACATGGTATCGAGCTACCTTCTTGGTATAAAAGCCTTGGAAAAGAATCTCCATCTATCTACTATACCGAAGGCAATCATGGAGTCTAAAAATGACTTTTATGAACGTTATAATCTCAAATCTAACAATGATAATGACGATAAACTAGAACAGGAGGAATCGATTTCTTGGGATCATCTTTTAAAAGAAATAGCTTATGTAAGCGGTTTTAGTGAATGGTCTGCAAAAAAAATCGACGTTTACGTTTTGGAAAAACTTGTTCCTAAAGATAGTGAGGGTAACCTGAGCTTATTCAACAGCTTCTATCTGGACGACTTAAATTACCTTTCAGGTATCGAAGAAGACAAATTAGGTCAAGCTTTACAAAGCTACCTTCATTTAAATCCCTTGAAAGAGAAAAGGGAAGATTTAATAGGGAGTCCAGATTATTTATTTCAAAGCATCGCCCCTCGTTTGATGTCAGCTGGTCGATGGCCCTCAAATATAGCGCATGGTCTTTATACGGCACAATTGGGTGCTGTAAATACGATCTTTGCCAACCTACGTGAACAGCGTGGTTTACAAGGTGTAAATGGCCCTCCTGGTACCGGAAAAACAACACTGCTGAAAGATATTATAGCGGAGGTTATTGTGGAAAGGGCTAAAGTAATTTCTGCCTTAGGTTGTCATAGTATCTTTGATAGTGGTAACAGGATAATTGAACAGGAGTCTGGTTTCAACCTCTATACTTATCCGCTAAATAAAGCTCTTCGAAACAATTTTGGTATCGTAGTGGCGAGCAATAACAATGCTGCTGTTGAAAACATCAGTAAAGAACTGCCACTGAAGAGTAAAATCGATATAAAGGAGTTTCCAAATGCTGATTATTTTTCGGACTTTTCTCAAAACTTGATCCAAGAGGAAAGTTGGGGAGTTTTGGCAGCAGCTCTGGGAAATAGTAAAAATAGAAGTTCTTTTAGACAGGCATTTTGGAAAGCGAACAATGCAGATGGTGAGCCGGCCTTTCATGATTTTCTTTATAGCTTGTATAAAGATGCTGAGGATGATCAAACATATGCGTACATGAAAAGCTTTGATGAAAAGAATAGCTTATTTATGAGTCTTTTAAATGAATTTGAAGCATTCAAAAAGTTGGCTTCATCTTTTCATACGCAACTGCCAAAATATATCAATAACAAGAAGATTCAAGATAGCACACGCGTTGAGGCTAACGAAATAGCCGAAAATCTACATAGTCTGAAAGAGGAAGAGAAAACGATAAATGCGCTCATAGATCAGATTGAAGAGGATGTGAACCGCCTACAGAATCTGATTAAATTGCAAACCGTAAGAAAACCTTTATTTTTCTTCTTCCATAAGTTGTTTCAATCCAATAAATTCAAACAATGGAATCTGCAAGCTGAGGAATTAATGAATGATTTAAATGCTGGAAATCTTAGCTTAAAAAAGACGAGGGATCATCTCTCTTTAAATAATGCTGCGCTGGGTAAATTAATGACGCAGGAGGCTAACAATAAGAAAGTATTAGCATCGTTAGAACAGTTCTTTTTGGCGTATGAGAAACTGCAAGATGAGCTCTTTTCCACTTATGGAATCGAGCCAAAAAACCTCCTTAACACCGATTTGCTACAAAAGGATCTGAATGAAATACAGCTTTTAAACCCGTATCATTCGGCTAAAATAGCTAAATTGAGAAGTGATATTTTCATTACGGGACTGCAGCTCCACCATGATGCAATATTAGCAAATGCTAAAAAAATCAAGAATAATCTGAACGCTTATTTTATGATGTCATCTGGCTGGGTAAAAGTCGAGAGCGATATGGCTCAAAATCTGTGGGATACTTTCTTTCTATGTGTTCCGGTTGTTTCTACTACCTTAGCTTCCGCTAGCCGATTATTTGCAAATTTAAATACGGAGCAGATCGGATGGCTACTTGTGGATGAGGCTGGTCAAGCTACACCTCAATCGGTAGCCGGATTGATCCATAGATCTAAACGTTGCATTATAGTAGGCGATCCATTACAGGTCGAACCTGTTGTTACGATACCGGAAAACCTGGTTACAAAACTTAGACAACAAAACAATGTGCATGTAGATTGGTCTCCTTGTAAAACTTCGGTCCAACAGTTGGCGGATCGTGTTTCACTTGCCGGTACCTATATGCAGGTGGGTAATTCGGATGACAAAATTTGGACAGGGTTTCCCTTACGTACCCACCGCAGATGCGATGAACCGATGTTTTCAATCGCTAATCAGATCGCCTATGGCAATCAAATGGTCAAAGCTATTAAAACAAATTCGGAGGAAGAGTTTATTGGTCCATCCACCTGGTTTCATATTGAAACCACAACCGAACCACAGAATAAGCACGTTATTATTGAAGAAATAACGTTTTTAAGACACAAAATTTCCAGATTGATTGACAAAATGGATTACAAAGGACATATTTATGTGATATCGCCATTTAAATCGGTCGCTGATTATTGTAAAAATGAATTTAAGCAGCATCAACAAGTTTTTTGTGGGACTATACATACCTTTCAAGGGAAAGAAGCAGATATTGTTTTCCTTGTATTAGGAAGTGACCCAAAGTCATCTGGTGCTCGAAACTGGGCATCTGAAAAACCGAATATGCTCAATGTAGCATTAACAAGGGCACAGAAACGCTTTTATGTTATAGGTAACAAAAAACTGTGGGCAACATGCGATTATTTCAGTACCATGGCAAGGAATCTACAGTAG
- a CDS encoding FecR family protein — protein sequence MNLEEFKNIIQRYLADKLSEEEKKNVDSWYDEVSSGKEDPFTDEQHKVKVKQAIFAAFPPSIQASKKQARVVRLRWISVAASILIFGVSGLLIYQKSQPFIQSDTAVSIAFTQISTLPGEQRELQLPDHSIITLNGNTQVRYHEQEYLKSRKIYLDKGEAFFNVQRDTLHPFSIETGTLTIAVLGTSFNVNNSEQSKNITIDVKTGRVRVGSNLNTSLHVLTAGKRLQYEKDQGSYKLYDSNPDYANIWTRGGILMSGANFSELQELIYNRYGLILRSDSLDTASFSYSLLLPQVKSVDQLLHMICTIHQINFRREGNEIILHK from the coding sequence GTGAATTTAGAAGAGTTTAAAAATATAATACAGCGTTACCTTGCAGATAAACTGTCGGAAGAGGAAAAAAAGAACGTGGATAGCTGGTATGATGAGGTATCTTCTGGTAAAGAAGATCCTTTTACAGATGAACAGCATAAAGTAAAAGTGAAGCAAGCGATATTCGCTGCATTTCCTCCATCTATTCAAGCCAGTAAAAAACAAGCTCGTGTGGTCCGATTACGCTGGATTTCTGTTGCAGCTTCGATTTTGATATTCGGTGTTTCGGGCTTGTTAATCTATCAAAAATCGCAACCTTTCATTCAAAGTGATACTGCTGTTTCGATTGCTTTCACACAGATATCGACCCTTCCCGGCGAACAAAGGGAATTACAACTTCCAGATCATTCAATCATAACGCTCAATGGAAACACCCAGGTTCGATATCATGAGCAGGAGTATCTGAAAAGCAGAAAAATTTATCTGGATAAAGGAGAGGCCTTTTTCAATGTGCAACGCGATACCTTACATCCGTTTTCAATCGAAACGGGAACATTAACCATAGCCGTGCTCGGTACTTCCTTTAACGTCAATAACTCAGAACAATCAAAAAATATTACCATCGATGTTAAAACTGGGCGTGTACGGGTTGGTAGTAACTTAAATACGTCATTGCACGTGCTAACGGCAGGTAAGCGTTTGCAATATGAAAAGGATCAGGGCAGTTATAAACTGTATGATTCCAATCCCGATTATGCCAATATCTGGACGCGTGGCGGTATTTTAATGTCTGGTGCCAATTTTTCCGAATTACAGGAACTTATTTACAATCGCTATGGCTTGATCTTACGTAGTGACAGCTTAGATACGGCTAGTTTTAGCTATTCGTTGCTTTTACCTCAGGTAAAATCGGTCGATCAGCTTCTTCATATGATATGTACTATTCACCAAATTAATTTTAGGAGGGAAGGAAATGAAATAATACTACATAAATAA